One part of the Vicia villosa cultivar HV-30 ecotype Madison, WI linkage group LG6, Vvil1.0, whole genome shotgun sequence genome encodes these proteins:
- the LOC131609970 gene encoding uncharacterized protein LOC131609970, with translation MDFVTDPAKGAISKLVELGVESTLKQFKYMIQHKKITANLKEKLEELKACKQTWQAWMVAENSKGNQIPPNISNWLSRVEAIEVELQNFYKSSVNNNKKCFGGQCSDLALNYSQGKQATVKIEDITKLIEEGSKLPSLSYPKPPPALRSTFTNNDVKSLESRNQIMNKVIEKLKDDQFKMISICGMAGVGKTTLVKELIKIVENKLFDKVAMVIVSQNPDYEKIQKEIADGLRLAFNSHNRRGGEIHEKLEELHKKMEKVLIVLDDVWQDLNFELMGLSSQSHQKGLKILLTSRDKKLCETMGIKENVQVSILQTDEAWNLFQEMAGGIVNKHDIEPIAREVTNECGGLPLAIVTVARALRSEEKISWEDALQQLRYSQSLPFNNNIQEYLYSRIEVSLKFLGSEEHMSFLFLCGLFPEDFDISVENILRHGMGLGLFEENDAVWKIRNHVNCLVNNLKKCFLLLDSEKQGCVKMHDVVRDVVLKISSTKEHGIWVQSNAKLKQVKQKQEKWLRMSIILDAKIDSEDNLECPTLELIQVQTQGEQYDIISLPENFIHGMTKLKVVNISNLCIPILSSLFHALINLRTLQLEGCHVGDISVIGKEAMRLEILSFANSNIKELPSEIGNLIYLKLLDLTGCNHLNFIATNVFTRLTWLEELYFRINNFPWLLNKAFLEDLRNLSIQLKVLEIKLNKLDFLPGDLIFRNLKKFWVYVVPSAPYESHGYLESNMIQLRALDYNSVKSSMMTMQLIKKCEILILEKVKDLKNVISELDDRGLQCVKDLRLDSCSDLECVIDFHAPQPTLPLIESLCLNNLVSMRTVIQVPDHSETNEALMEFSYLEKMELKYLRKLIGFSNSQSIHHGLSYTTNHSDLVGHGPLSASAKLFSFDWMKQFPKLETILLRDCVSIEMVFDLEGNPEVIENGILFPLLKELDISYMDHLLYVWGNVPCSVGGFHNLRVLKISRCNSLKYVFTSVIVKAISNLEKLEVRDCEMMENIVVWGRDDKEDDNIKEHVIMNGFGKLCYLSLLNLPKLVNVYLDSVELECPSLRNFEIVGCPMLEISLLPTYIPANQDKDTNSLNIEDNSSSSTWTPIECAPFLPKFTRKRTTNKRINKQEASVIRALEDDIHSLFEMNPKKVKCHMRALEELNIEKCDLLDVIFFDEEKFNFLVLSYLKTIKIGKCDKLKSIMAKREERRDTIKYFTQLEVLHLEELPNLMRFYFSGLYESQDKQQHKVGCVDDHERISSHPFMDESLFPNLTSLLIDTCNKISILFSHSSLSSLEQLEKLEVRNCQNMQEIVSQEKIEATSNKIVLGKLKHLIFWKLPNLKAFCLSSYNFFFPSLQDVEIKDCPNVDVLSQGFSNTPKLEKVTMMIGFIYIEYMHKRDINSTIRGFKAFVESQGSNMLNGAVWYYGGNLDISNINININTFNEIVSFHKLTSIGVSYCHNLKSLFSHSMAKSLGQLLTLIVQDCKIMEKIITKEDGNIEGGNKFKNLFPNLVVLILRCLPNLECVCSIDYDYDLPWCTNGEDEIISKIQITFPKLSMLILSEVPKLKCFCSGTYDYNIMVSSIQECCNMGIFPHGNIIVNTPNLHQVEGTWTNMHTFGDLNLTIYYLLNSEKFKVELGKLETFSNIEAELVDYIKRVSNLGIVNNHKLLNFIPSNMMHIISHTKHIYFHECEFLEEIFELNDDGMIYELETIYLFSLPKLRYIWKNLGQSLAFQRLQYIGIEKCNALKYVFVDISIATSLPHLFSIIVSECDQIEGIIKNNSNSLNCSQQQKKAEKIIFPSLARIELRKLPSLKRFCRSSYPSYVELPKWENLFIQNCPKMKTFWPDGILYTPSLQNISVDNVKFSDVADVNEVIQEYNKS, from the exons ATGGATTTTGTTACTGATCCAGCAAAAGGAGCTATCTCGAAACTTGTAGAGCTGGGAGTGGAGTCTACCTTAAAGCAATTTAAATATATGATCCAACACAAAAAAATTACAGCCAATTTGAAGGAGAAACTCGAGGAGTTGAAGGCTTGTAAACAAACGTGGCAAGCATGGATGGTTGCAGAAAACTCCAAAGGAAATCAAATTCCACCTAACATTTCAAATTGGCTTTCACGCGTGGAAGCAATTGAAGTTGAGTTACAAAACTTCTATAAAAGTAGCGTTAACAATAACAAGAAATGCTTTGGTGGACAATGTTCAGATTTGGCATTGAATTACTCTCAAGGTAAGCAAGCCACTGTAAAAATAGAAGATATTACAAAATTGATAGAGGAAGGAAGCAAACTTCCATCTTTATCATATCCTAAACCTCCACCAGCACTTAGGTCAACCTTCACAAACAATGATGTTAAGAGTCTAGAGTCCAGAAATCAAATTATGAATAAAGTCATAGAGAAGCTGAAGGATGATCAGTTCAAAATGATTAGCATTTGTGGGATGGCCGGAGTGGGAAAAACCACATTGGTAAAAGAACTCATCAAAATtgtagaaaataaattatttgataaaGTTGCAATGGTTATAGTTTCCCAAAACCCTGACTAtgaaaaaatacaaaaagaaattGCTGATGGTTTAAGATTGGCGTTTAACTCGCATAATAGAAGGGGTGGGGAAATACATGAGAAGTTGGAGGAATTGCACAAGAAGATGGAAAAGGTGCTAATAGTCCTTGATGATGTGTGGCAAGATCTTAACTTTGAGTTAATGGGACTTTCTTCTCAAAGTCATCAGAAGGGTTTAAAAATCTTACTCACATCAAGGGATAAAAAATTGTGTGAAACAATGGGAATCAAAGAGAATGTACAAGTCTCTATATTGCAAACGGATGAAGCTTGGAATCTATTTCAAGAAATGGCAGGAGGTATTGTAAACAAACACGATATCGAACCAATAGCAAGAGAGGTTACAAATGAATGTGGTGGCTTGCCCCTTGCTATTGTAACTGTTGCGAGAGCTCTTCGCAGTGAGGAAAAGATTTCTTGGGAAGATGCACTACAACAATTGAGATACTCCCAATCATTACCCTTCAATAACAACATACAAGAATATTTATATTCACGTATTGAGGTTAGCTTAAAATTTTTGGGTAGTGAAGAACACATGTCTTTCCTTTTTCTATGTGGGTTATTTCCAGAGGACTTTGACATTtctgttgaaaatatattacgtCATGGGATGGGCTTGGGGTTGTTTGAGGAAAATGATGCAGTTTGGAAAATAAGAAATCATGTAAATTGTTTAGTGAACAATCTGAAAAAATGTTTCTTATTGTTAGACAGTGAAAAGCAAGGGTGTGTAAAGATGCATGATGTTGTGCGTGACGTTGTCCTCAAAATTTCTTCCACAAAAGAACATGGGATATGGGTGCAAAGTAATGCCAAATTGAAGCAggttaaacaaaaacaagaaaaatggcTTAGAATGTCAATTATTTTGGATGCAAAGATTGATTCAGAAGATAACTTAGAATGTCCAACACTAGAACTTATACAGGTGCAAACACAAGGGGAACAATATGATATTATTTCATTACCAGAGAACTTCATCCACGGAATGACTAAACTCAAAGTTGTAAACATTTCAAATTTGTGCATTCCAATACTATCATCTCTTTTTCACGCCTTGATAAACCTTCGCACATTGCAACTTGAAGGATGTCATGTTGGAGATATATCTGTAATTGGTAAGGAGGCCATGAGACTAGAAATCCTAAGCTTTGCCAACTCCAATATCAAAGAGCTTCCATCTGAAATTGGGAATCTGATATATCTCAAATTATTGGATTTGACAGGATGTAATCATCTTAACTTTATTGCTACAAATGTTTTCACAAGGCTAACATGGTTGGAAGAACTTTATTTTAGGATAAACAATTTTCCTTGGTTGCTAAACAAAGCATTTCTCGAAGACTTAAGAAATCTTTCGATACAGTTAAAGGTTCTTGAGATCAAACTAAATAAACTTGATTTCTTACCTGGTGATCtaatttttagaaacctcaaaaaGTTTTGGGTTTATGTAGTTCCTTCTGCTCCTTATGAAAGCCATGGATATTTGGAGTCAAATATGATACAGTTAAGAGCTTTAGATTACAACTCTGTTAAGAGTAGTATGATGACCATGCAACTCATCAAGAAATGTGAAATTCTCATATTAGAGAAAGTGAAGGACTTGAAAAATGTCATATCAGAATTAGATGACCGTGGTCTCCAATGTGTGAAAGATTTAAGGCTTGATTCCTGCTCCGATCTTGAGTGTGTCATAGATTTCCATGCTCCACAGCCTACCTTACCATTGATCGAATCCCTGTGTCTAAATAATCTTGTTAGTATGAGGACAGTAATTCAGGTACCTGATCATAGTGAAACCAATGAAGCATTGATGGAATTCTCATATTTAGAAAAAATGGAGTTGAAGTATCTTCGAAAGTTGATTGGCTTCAGTAACTCTCAATCAATTCATCAT GGACTGAGTTATACCACCAATCATTCAGATTTAGTTGGTCATGGACCATTGTCAGCTAGTGCCAAGCTGTTTTCTTTTGATTGGATGAAACAATTTCCAAAATTGGAAACAATACTGCTACGTGATTGTGTTTCCATTGAGATGGTATTTGACTTGGAAGGTAATCCGGAAGTCATCGAAAATGGTATTTTGTTTCCTCTGCTAAAAGAACTTGATATATCATACATGGATCATTTGCTATATGTTTGGGGGAATGTTCCGTGTAGTGTCGGAGGTTTTCATAATTTAAGAGTTCTAAAAATCTCAAGGTGCAACTCTTTGAAATATGTATTTACTTCTGTCATTGTTAAAGCAATTTCAAATCTTGAGAAGTTAGAAGTAAGAGATTGTGAAATGATGGAGAACATAGTGGTTTGGGGAAGAGATGATAAAGAGGATGACAATATCAAAGAACATGTGATAATGAACGGGTTTGGTAAACTATGTTATTTATCACTTTTAAATCTTCCAAAGCTTGTGAATGTTTATTTAGACTCTGTTGAGTTAGAATGTCCATCCTTGAGGAATTTTGAGATTGTTGGTTGTCCTATGTTAGAGATATCTTTATTACCAACCTATATCCCTGCAAATCAAGACAAAGACACAAATTCATTGAATATAGAAGATAATTCAAGCTCTTCTACTTGGACCCCTATAGAATGTGCGCCATTTCTACCCAAGTTTACTCGTAAAAGAACCACAAATAAGAGAATTAATAAG CAAGAAGCATCAGTAATTCGAGCATTAGAGGATGATATACATTCCCTTTTTGAAATGAATCCCAAGAAAGTAAAATGTCATATGCGTGCTCTTGAAGAACTAAACATTGAGAAATGTGATTTGTTGGATGTAATATTTTTTGACGAAGAAAAATTCAATTTCCTAGTTTTGTCATACCTGAAAACCATCAAAATTGGAAAGTGTGACAAGTTAAAATCCATTATGGCTAAAAGAGAAGAGAGGCGGGACACGATAAAATATTTTACTCAACTAGAGGTTCTTCACTTGGAAGAGCTTCCAAATCTCATGAGATTTTATTTTTCGGGATTATATGAATCCCAAGACAAACAACAACACAAG GTTGGATGTGTGGATGATCACGAAAGGATAAGCAGCCATCCATTCATGGATGAGTCCTTGtttccaaacttaacttctttgCTCATAGATACTTGTAACAAAATTAGCATATTGTTCTCTCATTCATCCTTGAGTAGTCTTGAACAACTTGAGAAGTTAGAAGTACGAAATTGCCAGAACATGCAAGAAATAGTATCTCAAGAAAAGATAGAAGCAACTTCAAATAAGATTGTGTTGGGCAAGTTAAAACATCTCATTTTTTGGAAGCTACCAAACCTTAAGGCCTTTTGCCTAAGTTCCTATAATTTCTTTTTCCCATCATTGCAAGATGTGGAAATTAAAGATTGTCCCAATGTAGATGTTTTATCACAAGGATTTTCAAATACACCAAAGCTTGAGAAGGTCACCATGATGATTGGTTTCATTTACATAGAGTATATGCATAAGAGAGACATCAATTCCACTATACGAGGATTTAAAGCATTT GTGGAATCACAAGGATCAAATATGTTGAATGGGGCCGTGTGGTATTATGGAGGAAACCTCGATAtctcaaatataaatataaatatcaaCACATTTAATGAGATTGTAAGCTTCCATAAGCTAACATCTATTGGGGTTTCATATTGCCACAATTTAAAGAGTTTGTTCTCCCATTCTATGGCCAAAAGTCTTGGGCAACTTCTTACTCTAATAGTCCAGGATTGTAAAATTATGGAAAAGATAATAACAAAGGAAGATGGAAATATTGAAGGAGGAAACAAGTTCAAGAATTTATTTCCCAATTTGGTGGTGTTAATACTTAGGTGTCTTCCTAATTTGGAATGTGTTTGTTCAATTGACTATGACTATGATCTCCCATGGTGTACCAATGGAGAGGATGAAATCATTAGCAAGATTCAAATTACATTTCCTAAATTAAGCATGTTGATTCTTTCTGAAGTTCCGAAGCTCAAGTGTTTTTGTTCCGGAACATATGACTACAACATCATGGTCTCCTCAATTCAAGAGTGTTGTAATATGGGAATATTTCCCCATGGAAATATTATTGTAAACACACCTAACCTTCATCAAGTTGAAGGCACGTGGACTAATATGCACACATTTGGTGACCTTAATTTGACTATATATTATCTTCTAAATTCAGAGAAATTCAAG GTGGAGTTGGGAAAATTAGAAACATTTAGCAATATTGAGGCAGAGCTTGTTGACTACATCAAAAGAGTATCAAATCTAGGTATTGTAAACAATCACAAGCTATTGAATTTCATCCCATCAAACATGATGCACATAATCTCCCACACGAAGCATATCTACTTTCATGAATGTGAGTTCTTAGAAGAGATATTTGAATTGAATGATGATGGTATGATATACGAGTTAGAGACCATATACTTGTTTTCTCTTCCAAAATTGAGGTACATTTGGAAAAATCTTGGTCAGAGTTTAGCCTTTCAGAGACTTCAATATATTGGTATAGAAAAATGCAATGCTTTGAAATATGTGTTTGTGGATATTTCCATAGCCACAAGCCTTCCACATTTGTTTTCGATTATAGTGTCTGAATGTGATCAGATTGAGGGCATCATTAAGAATAATTCTAATTCTCTCAATTGTTCACAACAACAAAAGAAGGCTGAGAAGATCATATTCCCATCATTGGCCAGAATTGAACTAAGAAAGCTGCCCAGCCTCAAACGTTTTTGTCGAAGCTCTTACCCTTCCTATGTTGAACTTCCAAAATGGGAAAATTTATTCATTCAAAATTGCCCAAAGATGAAAACCTTTTGGCCTGATGGAATATTATACACACCAAGTCTTCAAAACATTTCAGTGGACAATGTCAAATTTTCCGATGTTGCAGATGTGAATGAGGTTATACAAGAATACAATAAATCATAA